GCCAGCCGCCGCTCCTCCTCCAGGCTGCGCGTACCTCCTTCGTCGAGCGAGCGCTGGGAGGGGAACAGTCCCTCCTCCCACCCGGCGAGGAAGACGGTATCGAATTCCAGACCCTTGGCGGCGTGGATCGTCATGATCGTCACCTTCGGGTCCTCGCGCGTCGCCTCATTGTCCATCACGAGGCTCACGTGCTCCAGGAAGGCGCCGAGGTTCTCATACTCCTCCATCGCGCGCACCAGCTCGGTCAGGTTCTCCAGCCGCCCCGCCGCCTCGGTCGATTTCTCGGCCTGGTACATCGCGGTATAGCCGCTCTCGTCGAGGATCTGCCGCGCCAGTTCGGGATGCGGCAGGTCGCGCGCCATGTCGCGCCACCGCGCCACGTCGCCGACGAACCGCCCCAGCGCCTTGCGCGCCTGCGGGGTCAGTTCGTCGGTATCGAGGATCCGCGCCGCCGCGATCGACAGCGGCAGGCCCTCGGCACGCGCCAGCTGGTGCAGCTTGGCGATCGCCTTGTCGCCCAGCCCGCGCTTGGGCGTGTTCACGATCCGCTCGAACGCCAGGTCGTCGGCCGGCTGGTTGACGACACGCAGATACGCCAGCGCGTCGCGAATTTCGGCGCGCTCGTAGAAGCGGAAGCCGCCCACGATCCGGTACGGCATGCCGATCGAGATGAAGCGGTCCTCGAACTCGCGCGTCTGGTGCTGCGCGCGCACCAGGATCGCGACGTCGTCGAGCGTCTTGCCGGTGCGCTGCACCGCCTCGATCTCGTCGCCGACGCGCCGCGCCTCCTCCGGCCCGTCCCACACGCCCAGCACGCGCACCTTCTCGCCGGCGTCCAGCTCGGTCCACAATTCCTTGCCCAGCCGCCCGCCGTTGTTGGCGATCACCCCGGCGGCCGCGCCGAGGATATGCGGGGTCGAGCGATAGTTCTGCTCCAGCCGGATCACCGTGGCACCGGGGAAGTCCTTCTCGAACTTGAGGATGTTCTCCACCTGCGCGCCGCGCCACGAATAGATCGACTGGTCGTCGTCGCCCACGCAGCAGATGTTGCGCCGCTCCTGCGCCAGCAACCGCAGCCACAGATACTGGACCGAATTGGTGTCCTGATATTCGTCGACCATGATGTAGCGGAAGCGTTGCTGATATTGCTCCAGCACGCCGCGATCACGCTTCAGGATCGTGAGAACATGCAGCAGCAAGTCTCCGAAGTCGCACGCATTCACCGCGCGCAGCCGCTCCTGGTATTGCTGGTAGAGTTCGCCGCCGCGCCCGTTGGCGTAACGCTCGCTCTCGCCGGCGTCGACGTCGGCGGGCACCAGCCCCTTGTTCTTCCACTCGTCGATCAGCCCGGCGAGGCTGCGCGCCGGGAAGCGCTTCTCGTCGATGTCCGCGGCCACGATCAACTGCTTGAGCAAGCGCAACTGGTCGTCGGTGTCGAGGATCGTGAAGTTGCTCTGCAACCCGACCAGCTCGGCATGGCGGCGCAGCATCTTCGCGCCGATCGCGTGGAACGTGCCCAGCCACGGCATCCCCTCCACCGCATCGCCGACCAGCCGACCGACGCGCTCGCGCATCTCGCGTGCCGCCTTGTTGGTGAAGGTGACGGACAGGATTTCGGAGGGATAGGCCCGACGCGTCCATAACAGATGCGCCAGCCGCGCGGTCAGCGCCGCGGTCTTCCCGGTGCCCGCCCCGGCCAGCACCAGCACCGGGCCATCGGTGGTGAGCACGGCCTCGCGCTGCGGGGGATTCAGCCCGCCGAGATACGGCGGGTCCTGGACGGCGGAGCTGGTTTCGGTCACGCCCGAACAGGTAGGGAACGTGCAGCCATCGGGCAAGCAAAACGGCGATTCGTTACAGTCACGAAACCGTCGCCGCGCTGGCGCCCGGCCGACCCCGACGCCCGCTAGGCGCTCCTGCGTCGGCAACCACGCCGCGCCGCGACGTCCCCTGCGAGAGGCGGCGCGCGGCGGCAGCGGCCGATCCACACCGCAGGAGTAGTCCCGATGACCCTTCACGACCGCGCCGCGCTTGCGGCGATGCTGACGCTCGCCCTCGCGCCGCTCGCCGCCAGCGCCGATCCGACGCGCACCCCCGTCGTCGCCCACGTCATGGTGCGCGACCTCAACCTCGCCAGTGCCGCCGGGCAGCAGGCGTTCGACGCGCGTGTCCGCCGCGCCGCGACCACGCACTGCGGCGTCGCGGGCGTCGATCTCCACGCGCGCCGCGACGTCATGCGCTGCCGTAACGAGATGGTGGCGGACGCGCAGACGCGCCTCGTCGGCCTGACGTCCGCGCGTTCGATCGAACTCGCCGCCGCCCGCTGATCCGCGCCGGCAAGGCGCCGGGGCGGTCGCACCCGGCGCCTTGCATCGCGCGCCAACTCCTGTCAGCTTTGGAACATAGGGGAAACATTTAGCCAGGAGCACGACGATGTCGATCACGGGTCAAATCACCGGCCGCTGTCATTGTGGCGCGATCACCTACATCGCCGATGGCACGCACGAACATCACGCGGTCTGCCACTGCACCGATTGCCGCCGCTGGTCGGGCGCGCCGCTGGTCGGCTGGATCGCGTTCCACGCGGATCAGGTGAGCGTCGCCGGCACCCCCGCCAGCTACGCATCTTCCGAACACGGCGTCCGTGAGTTCTGCGCCAACTGCGGCACGGGGCTGTTCTATCGCAACGCCGCCGTCCTCCCCGGCATCGTCGACATCCAGTCGGGCACGCTCGACGCGCCGCAGGATCATGCGCCCGGCGCGCAGATCATGTGCAAGGAAAAGCTGCCCTGGGTCGATTCGATCGCGACGCTGCCTGCGTTCGCGACCTATCCCGGAATGGACTGACCTGTTTTAATTCCGGCGCGCAGTGCCACGGCGCCGCCCCGTCATCAAACTGTCACCGTGAAGGCCGACAGGCTGACTCATCATGGCATCCATTGTCCTCGCGACGTCGCCCTCGGCCCCTCCGGCAGCCGCGCGATCGTTCGACGCACCGGTCCATCCGGCGGCGCGGCTGGTATTCCTCGCCATCGTCGTCTGCGGCTTCGGCTATGCGGGGGTCAGCGTGCTGTCCGACACGCATCAGGTCGGCGAGCAGCTGGAACTCGGCGTCTTCGCCTTCCTGGGGCTCGCGCTGCTGATCGCGCTCGGCTTCGAATTCGTCAACGGCTTCCACGATACCGCCAATGCGGTGGCCACGGTGATCTACACCAACGCGCTTCCCGCCAACGTCGCGGTGGTCTGGTCCGGCTTCTTCAACTTCCTCGGCGTGATGGCCTCGTCGGGCGCGGTTGCCTACTCGATCATCACGCTCCTGCCAGTCGACCTGATCCTCAACGTCGGCTCCGGCGCCGGCTTCGCGATGATCTTCGCGCTCCTCTTCGCCGCGGTGATCTGGAACCTCGCGACCTGGTACGTCGGCCTGCCCAACAGCTCCAGCCACACGCTGATCGGATCGGTGCTCGGCGTCGGCCTCGCGAACCAGTTGCTGACGACCGGCGCGCGCGGCACCTCGGGCGTCGACTGGAGCCAGGCGACCAAGGTCCTGACCGGGCTGTGGATGGCGCCGCTGATCGGCTTCGGCGCCGCCGCGCTGCTGCTGGTCGTGCTGCGGATGGTCGCGCGCAACCCCGAGTTGATGACCCCGCCGGAAGGCGACGCCCCCCCGCCGCGTGGCATCCGCGCGCTGCTGATCTTCACCTGCACGGCGGTATCGTTCAGCCACGGATCGAACGACGGGCAGAAGGGCATGGGCCTGATCATGCTTATCCTGATCGGCTGCGCACCGACCGCTTACGCGCTCAACCGCACGCTGCCGGCCAGCGAGACTCCCGCCTTCGTGCGCAGCGCGGCAGGTGCGGGCGCGGTGCTGAAGAACCATGGCGCGGTACCGGTCGCCACGGCGCAGGCGCGCGCTCTGCTGCGCCATTCGCTGGCGAGCCGCAAGGTGATGAACGACACCACCTATGGCGCCGTCATCGCGGTCTCCGACGATCTCGCGGAGCGCGTCTCCGGCTATGGTTCGCTGGGCAAGGTGCCGGCCAGCGCCGCCCCCAACATCCGCAACGATATGTATCTGGTGATGGATGCGACGCGGATGATCGCCAAATCGCCCGACAATCACATGAACGAACGCGAGCGCGACACGCTCACCGATTATCAGGAGCGGCTGGAAAGCGGCACGCGCTTCATCCCGCTCTGGGTCAAGGTCGCGGTCGCACTGGCGCTCGGGCTCGGCACGATGGTCGGGTGGAAGCGGATCGTGGTCACCGTCGGCGAGCGGATCGGCAAGCAGCACATGACCTACGCGATGGGCGCCTCCGCCGAACTGGTCGCTGCGGGTACGATCCTCGCCGCCGATCGCTTCGGCCTGCCGGTGTCGACGACGCACATACTGTCGTCCGGGGTCGCGGGTGCCTCGGTGGCCAGCGGACAGGGGCTGCAACGCCGTACGTTGATCCAGCTCGCCGCGGCGTGGCTGATGACGCTGCCGGTCGCGATGCTGCTCGCCGGCTCGCTCTACTGGCTGCTGCTGTCGCTGGTTCGCGCCGCCGGGCTCTGAGCCCGTGACACGCCCCGGGCCGTCACGCGACGCCCCGGAGCCGCAGATCACATCTCGACGGCGAGCAACGTCACGCCGACGTATTTCTCTTCGCCGGGCACGAACAGCTCGCTCGGCTTGAAGCGCCGCGGCGTGATCCGCAGCCCGCTCAGTCCGGCCAGCTTGAAGGCGCCGATCTTCGGCTCCTTCGGCGGCTGCCCGTCACGCTCCAGCGTCAGCGCATCCAGGTAGATCTCGCCGTGCTTCGTATAGAGGACGTGCGGCGCCAGCGTCACGCTGCCGCGGTTGTACGTCGCCGCGATCGCCTGTTGCTTGACGATCGCCTCGAAGACGATGGGAACGGTGTCGGGCACGGCCGGCGCGGGCCGGCTCTCGGTTTCGGCGTTCATCGCGCGCGTCATAGCCGAACATGCCGCACCGCAGCAAGATTGTACCGTGAAACGCAGCGTTCACGCGCGCGTCGCGGCCGCCGCTATTTCCCCATCAGCTTCTGCGCGAAATAGGTCATCTGCAACGCCTGCATGCGCGCGCCCTGCTCGATGTCGGCATCGCCGGAATGGCCACCCGCCGTATCCTCATAGAAAAGGTACGGCAGCCCGTATTCCTTCAGCCGCGCCGCGAACTTGCGCGCATGTTGCGGCCCGACCCGGTCGTCCTTGGTCGTCGTCCAGATATACGGCTCCGGATACGCGACCCCGCGACGAATATTATGATAGGGCGAGATCTTCGCGAGGAACGCCCGCTCCGCCGGCACCGCTACCGACCCATATTCGTCGACCCACGACGCCCCGGCGGCGATCTTTTCGTAGCGCAGCATGTCCAGCAGCGGCACCTGGATGGTCACCGCCTTCCACAATTCCGGATGCTGGTTGAACTCCACTCCCATCAGCAGGCCACCGTTCGATCCACCATAGATGCCGAGCTTGCCCGGGCTGGTAAGACGCCGCGCGATCAGGTCCTTGGCCACTGCGGCGAAGTCGTCGTAGATCACCTGCCGCTTGGTCTTGCGCCCGGCATCATGCCACGTCGGCCCGAATTCGCCGCCGCCGCGGATGTTGGCGAGCACATAGGCGCCGCCGCGCTCCAGCCACAGCTTGCCGGTCGACGCCGAATAGCTCGGCAGCATCGGTACCTCGAACCCGCCATAGGCGGTCATGATCGTCGGCGTGGTCCCGTCGTTCGTGGCATCGCGGCGGTGGACGATGAAATAGGGCACCTTCGTGCCGTCGGTGGACGTCGCCTCGAATTGTTCGGCGACCAGCCCGGCGGCGTCGAACTTCGCCGGCAACGCCTTGACCTCGACCGGCGGCGTGGCCGCGCCGGCGTCGAAGCGCGCCAGCGTCGTCGGGGTCAGGAAGCCGGTCGTCGCCAGGAACGCGGTGTCGTTGCGCTCCGACGTGCCCGCGATGCCGAAGCTGGCGTTGTCGGGCAATGACAGCGACCGCGACGTCCAGCCGGCCGCGCCCGGCGTATGGATGCCGATCCGCCCGCGCACATTGTCGGTATAATCGATGATCAGGTGATGCCGCGTCGCGTCCACGCCCGCCACCGCCTGCCGCGGGGTCGGCGCGAAGATCAACGTCGGCGCGATCCGCCCCGCCTCCAGCTCTTTCAGCGGCACCGAAGCGACGGCACCGGTCGGGATCGCACCCCACGGCTCGCTGGTCGTGAACACCACCTGCCCGCCGATCATCGCCGCCGGCGCGGTGCGCGCCGGCAGGTTCAGCTTCGTCACGCCGGCCGGGGTCCACAACAGCCGCTCGGCCCCGAAGAACGTCTTCTGCCGCTCGATGAACACCGCGCGGTGCCCCGCGCCGTCGGTCATCACGCTGGCATAGCTGCCCAGCTGGTCGTCGGGCGCGCCGCGGAACACCTCCGTCGCCTGCGCCAGCGTCGTGCCGCGCACCAGCTTCTTCACCAAGAACGGATAGCTCGACGCCGTCATCGTCCCCGCGCCCCAGTCGCGGCTGACCAGCAACGTGTCCTTGTCGATCCACGCCGCGCCCTGTTTGGAGGTCGGCAACACGAACCCGCCAGCGACGAAATCGCCCGCCGCCAGATCGAACTCGCGATAGGTGATCGCATCCTCCCCGCCCTCCGACAGCGCGATCAGGCACAGCCGCTCCTCGGGCGCGAGGCAGGTCATTCCCTTGTAGACCCACTTGCGTCCCTCGGCCTTGCTCAGCGCGTCGACGTCCAGCAGCGTTCGCCACCCCGGCTGCGACGCGGCGTAATCCTCCATCGTCGTCCAGCGCAGGATGCCCTGCGGATGATCGGCATCGCGCCAGAAATTGACGATCCGCCCCATTACCTGTTGCGGCATCGGGATCCGGTCCTTCGCCGCCGCGATCGCCAGCGCTTCCGCATGGAATTGTGGATAGCGCGGATCGTTCTGCAGCCGCGGCAGTGTGCGCGCATTCTCCGCGGCCACCCATGCCTGCGCGCGCGGACCATCCTTGTCCTCCAGCCACACGTACGGATCGCCCCCCGACGCGCGCTGTTGCGCCAGCGCCGCTCCCGCAATGGCAACCGAAGCGATCAATGCGGCCCCGGCCAGCCATTTTCCCGTCCGTGCGCGCACCATGTCGTCTCCTTCGCTCGTCATAGCGGTCTTTTGCGATACCAATGCGAACGGAACAACCCCGCTGCCGGAGCGTCCCCGTGCCCGATGACCCAGACCAACGCCGCCGCACCGGATGGCCTGCCCCTGCCGCGCCGCTATGCCGCGATCGCCGCGCTGTGCTTCGGCACCGCGCTCGTTATCATCGACGGCGGCGTCGCCAACGTCGCGCTCCCGACGATCGCGCGCGACCTGCACGTCGGCTCATCCTCGGTGGTGGCGATCGTCACCGTCTACCAGCTCATGCTGGTCATGCTGATGCTGCCGTTCGCCGGCCTTGGCGACCGCATCGGCCTGAAGCGCATGTACCAGCTCGGGCAGCTTACCTTTACGATCGCCACCTTATTGTGCTTCTTCGCCAAAAGCTTGCCGTTCCTTCTCGTCGTTCGTGCGGTGCAGGCGATCGGCGCTGCCGGAGCGCTGGCGGTCGCCTCGGCGCTGATCCGCCAGACCTATCCGGCCGCGCAACTCGGCCGCGGGCTCGGCGTCAACTCGGTCGTCGTCGCCTCCTCCGCCGCCGCCGCGCCGACGATCGGCGGGCTCGTCCTGTCGATCGCACCGTGGCCGTGGGTGTTCGCCAGTGCGATACCCTTCGGAATCGCCTCCCTGCTGCTCGGCCGCGCGCTGCCTGATCCGGCCCCCAACGATCGTCCGTTCGACATTACCGGCGCGGTCATGTGTGCGGCGATGTTCGGGTTGGTCATCGGCGGCGCCGAGAGCGCGGTGCACGGCGACAGTCCGGTCGTCTCGGTCGCTATCGTACTGCTAGGCCTTGTAATCGGGCGCATCTACGTCCGGCGTGAGCGCGCCACCACGCAACCGATATTGCCGATCGACCTGCTCTCGCGCCCGGTGATCGCGCTGTCGACGGTCGGCGGCTTCACCGCCTTCACCGCCTCGATGACGCTACTGCTGTCGACGCCGTTCCGGCTTACGCACGAATATGGCATGACCGCGGCCGCGGTCGGCGCGGTGATCGCGCCGTGGCCGCTCACCAACATGATCGTCGCGCCGCTGATGGGCTGGCTGTCGGACCGCGTGCCCGCCGGTCTGCTCGGCGGCATCGGCATGGCGATTTCCGTTACCGCGCTGTTGCTGCTCGCGTTCATGCCCGCCGACCCGTCGTGGTTCGACATCGCGTGGCGCATGTCGTTGTGCGGCGCTGGTTTCGGCACGTTCCTGCCGCCGAACGCACGACTCATCATCGGTTCCGCCCCGCGCGAGCGCGCAGCGGCGGCCGGCGGACTGGTCAGCACCGTGCGGCTGGTCGGCCAGACCACCGGCGCCACGTTGGTCGCCGCGCTGTTGGCGCTCGATGTCGGCGCCGGCGCCACCCCGCCGCTGGTTGCGGCCGGCCTTGCCCTGGTCGCCGGGCTGTGCAGCCTCGCGCGCCTGCGCCCA
The genomic region above belongs to Sphingomonas phyllosphaerae 5.2 and contains:
- a CDS encoding ATP-dependent helicase — its product is MTETSSAVQDPPYLGGLNPPQREAVLTTDGPVLVLAGAGTGKTAALTARLAHLLWTRRAYPSEILSVTFTNKAAREMRERVGRLVGDAVEGMPWLGTFHAIGAKMLRRHAELVGLQSNFTILDTDDQLRLLKQLIVAADIDEKRFPARSLAGLIDEWKNKGLVPADVDAGESERYANGRGGELYQQYQERLRAVNACDFGDLLLHVLTILKRDRGVLEQYQQRFRYIMVDEYQDTNSVQYLWLRLLAQERRNICCVGDDDQSIYSWRGAQVENILKFEKDFPGATVIRLEQNYRSTPHILGAAAGVIANNGGRLGKELWTELDAGEKVRVLGVWDGPEEARRVGDEIEAVQRTGKTLDDVAILVRAQHQTREFEDRFISIGMPYRIVGGFRFYERAEIRDALAYLRVVNQPADDLAFERIVNTPKRGLGDKAIAKLHQLARAEGLPLSIAAARILDTDELTPQARKALGRFVGDVARWRDMARDLPHPELARQILDESGYTAMYQAEKSTEAAGRLENLTELVRAMEEYENLGAFLEHVSLVMDNEATREDPKVTIMTIHAAKGLEFDTVFLAGWEEGLFPSQRSLDEGGTRSLEEERRLAYVAITRARRRATILHAANRRIYGQWTSSIPSRFVGELPPQHVQSETSMSGGESLWRANWSERADPFADVARGTGRGPGWQRAAGTLGTTPGGTKPGGEWTSRTFTREPARVVESRASAVSLGNKGRGDLSTGQRVFHQKFGYGTIAEIEGNKLEIDFEQAGRKRVMDSFVTAG
- a CDS encoding UrcA family protein, which gives rise to MTLHDRAALAAMLTLALAPLAASADPTRTPVVAHVMVRDLNLASAAGQQAFDARVRRAATTHCGVAGVDLHARRDVMRCRNEMVADAQTRLVGLTSARSIELAAAR
- a CDS encoding GFA family protein, whose amino-acid sequence is MSITGQITGRCHCGAITYIADGTHEHHAVCHCTDCRRWSGAPLVGWIAFHADQVSVAGTPASYASSEHGVREFCANCGTGLFYRNAAVLPGIVDIQSGTLDAPQDHAPGAQIMCKEKLPWVDSIATLPAFATYPGMD
- a CDS encoding inorganic phosphate transporter; the protein is MASIVLATSPSAPPAAARSFDAPVHPAARLVFLAIVVCGFGYAGVSVLSDTHQVGEQLELGVFAFLGLALLIALGFEFVNGFHDTANAVATVIYTNALPANVAVVWSGFFNFLGVMASSGAVAYSIITLLPVDLILNVGSGAGFAMIFALLFAAVIWNLATWYVGLPNSSSHTLIGSVLGVGLANQLLTTGARGTSGVDWSQATKVLTGLWMAPLIGFGAAALLLVVLRMVARNPELMTPPEGDAPPPRGIRALLIFTCTAVSFSHGSNDGQKGMGLIMLILIGCAPTAYALNRTLPASETPAFVRSAAGAGAVLKNHGAVPVATAQARALLRHSLASRKVMNDTTYGAVIAVSDDLAERVSGYGSLGKVPASAAPNIRNDMYLVMDATRMIAKSPDNHMNERERDTLTDYQERLESGTRFIPLWVKVAVALALGLGTMVGWKRIVVTVGERIGKQHMTYAMGASAELVAAGTILAADRFGLPVSTTHILSSGVAGASVASGQGLQRRTLIQLAAAWLMTLPVAMLLAGSLYWLLLSLVRAAGL
- a CDS encoding prolyl oligopeptidase family serine peptidase; the protein is MTSEGDDMVRARTGKWLAGAALIASVAIAGAALAQQRASGGDPYVWLEDKDGPRAQAWVAAENARTLPRLQNDPRYPQFHAEALAIAAAKDRIPMPQQVMGRIVNFWRDADHPQGILRWTTMEDYAASQPGWRTLLDVDALSKAEGRKWVYKGMTCLAPEERLCLIALSEGGEDAITYREFDLAAGDFVAGGFVLPTSKQGAAWIDKDTLLVSRDWGAGTMTASSYPFLVKKLVRGTTLAQATEVFRGAPDDQLGSYASVMTDGAGHRAVFIERQKTFFGAERLLWTPAGVTKLNLPARTAPAAMIGGQVVFTTSEPWGAIPTGAVASVPLKELEAGRIAPTLIFAPTPRQAVAGVDATRHHLIIDYTDNVRGRIGIHTPGAAGWTSRSLSLPDNASFGIAGTSERNDTAFLATTGFLTPTTLARFDAGAATPPVEVKALPAKFDAAGLVAEQFEATSTDGTKVPYFIVHRRDATNDGTTPTIMTAYGGFEVPMLPSYSASTGKLWLERGGAYVLANIRGGGEFGPTWHDAGRKTKRQVIYDDFAAVAKDLIARRLTSPGKLGIYGGSNGGLLMGVEFNQHPELWKAVTIQVPLLDMLRYEKIAAGASWVDEYGSVAVPAERAFLAKISPYHNIRRGVAYPEPYIWTTTKDDRVGPQHARKFAARLKEYGLPYLFYEDTAGGHSGDADIEQGARMQALQMTYFAQKLMGK
- a CDS encoding MFS transporter, whose amino-acid sequence is MTQTNAAAPDGLPLPRRYAAIAALCFGTALVIIDGGVANVALPTIARDLHVGSSSVVAIVTVYQLMLVMLMLPFAGLGDRIGLKRMYQLGQLTFTIATLLCFFAKSLPFLLVVRAVQAIGAAGALAVASALIRQTYPAAQLGRGLGVNSVVVASSAAAAPTIGGLVLSIAPWPWVFASAIPFGIASLLLGRALPDPAPNDRPFDITGAVMCAAMFGLVIGGAESAVHGDSPVVSVAIVLLGLVIGRIYVRRERATTQPILPIDLLSRPVIALSTVGGFTAFTASMTLLLSTPFRLTHEYGMTAAAVGAVIAPWPLTNMIVAPLMGWLSDRVPAGLLGGIGMAISVTALLLLAFMPADPSWFDIAWRMSLCGAGFGTFLPPNARLIIGSAPRERAAAAGGLVSTVRLVGQTTGATLVAALLALDVGAGATPPLVAAGLALVAGLCSLARLRPSIRDPRREEAEDVQPAAAVR